The genomic region GGTGATTGCTGGTCCTGGAGTAAAGCCCGGCCAAAGTAGCAAGGCGCCAGTGGGGTTGATCGACCTTTACCCGACTCTGCTAGATCTCTGCGGACTACCTGCCAATGCCAAGAACGAGGGGAACAGTCTGCTGCCTTTGATCCAGGATCCCGATCTGAAATGGGAGCATCCCGTGCTTACCAGCTGGCAGGGCAACAATATCGCTGTGCAGGACGAACAGTACCGTTACATCCGCTACGATAGTGGTGAGGAAGAACTCTACGATCATAGCAAAGACCTGAATGAATGGAACAATCTGGCGACGGACCCTAGACTCGATGGGGTTAAAAAGAGGCTTGCCGCGGAAATGCTTCAACCCAAAGCCAAGCCTGAGCGATAGCAGTGCTACCTAGAGGCATTCATCAGCATGTCCCGGAGCTGGGAGGCTGCTGTGAGGGCGACGTTGACCTGAGGCTCGGTGATCTCCTGGGCCTTCTCATTGAGGAGGGCTGGGTGGGTGAGTTCTGCGCTGAGCGGGGACCCTGGAGATTGGGTGAACTGGGTATTGCTTTTGAGAGTTTCTAGCAGCTGAGGGTCGCCGGAGAGGGTGGTCCAGTCGTTTGCCTCTGCGGCGGTGGCGTCTGGCTTTTCTTTGAGCACGATCAGGGCGAGGAGTGTTTCTTTCTCACCGAGCAGCTGCTGTCTGGTGTCTGCGAGGTGGCCTGAAAGATCCTTGCGAGCCGGGGCTAGGATGAAACGGAGGGTGGTTTCCGGTTTGAATTCGGCAAGGGAGCGGATGACGGAGGGGATGATGGCGAGCTTAGCGGCATTGCCGCGCGTTTTCTCGCCTTCCAGCTCGATGAGAACAGCGATGACCTGGCGCTCTTGCTTCAGGGGGAGGACTTTGTTTTCGAGTTTGTCCTTCTGGTATTTGGTGATGTCGACGTAGGACTGGTAGACGGTCTTTTCGTCGATGTTCGTGCTTTTGACTTTCTGGAACTGGAGGCCGGTGCCGCCGGGGCTGACGACGCCTTCGATAAATCGGCGTGTGGAGCGGATATTCTTGCGGCCGAGTTCACTCTCCATGTTGCGCTCGCCGATGACGAGGGCGCCATCCATGGCAGTGCCGATGTCCTGCACATTGAGTTCTACGGCGACTTTGAAGGCAGCTTGTTCCTGCTCGATCTGGTCTTTGCGCAGGTGCTGGACAAGGCTGGTGATGGTGCCGACGGCAAGCCCGATAGGGAGGAGCATGAGCAGCCACCAGTATTTGCGGGCACTACGTTGGTTGATTTGCTCCTCGGTGTGATCTGGTGAGTGGTTATCCATTGATAGTCTTGACGATGGCGTTCGCGGCGCGCTGGTGGCAGCCAGGCTCGCCGAGCTTGGCGGCGGTGGCTGCGAGTTCTGCCTGTATTTCGGCGGCGAACTTGGCATCGGTCATGAATTTTTCAAGTGCTTGCTGGATATGACACGGATCTGCATCTCCCTGGATGAATTCTTCCACCACGCCCTTGCCCGCGAGGATATTCACGAGGCCGATGTAGTCCACCTTCACCAGCATCTTGCCGATGAAGTAGGTGGGCCAGGCAATGCGGTAGATCAGGCAGTAGGGCAGGCCGAACCAAGCGGCCTCGAGAGTGGCGGTGCCGCTGGCGATGACGCCACAGGCTGCCTGCTGCATGAGGGCATGGCTGTCACCAGTGGAGATAGTAATGTAGTCTTCCTTCAGCTTGGCCTTCTCCAGGATCTCCTGCATCTGATGTGCCAGCTTGGGAGAGGCTGCCGGGGCCTGGAAGCGCCACTCGGGGTGCTCCGTGTGCATGCGGCGGGCGGCTTCCACCATGACGGGGAAAAGGCGGGCGACTTCGCGCTCGCGGCTGCCGGGGAAGAGGCCGATGAGTTCCGGGTCGCGCTCGGTCTCGATTTTCTTTTCCTCCAGCTCGTCGACGATCGGGTGTCCGACGAATTCGGTGGGGAGACCGGCGGGCTCAAAAATCTCTTTCTCGAAGGGGAAGATGCAGAGCATCTGATCGAGAATGTGAGCCATCTTGGGAATGCGGCCTTTGTTCCAGGCCCAGACCTGCGGAGAGATGTAATAAATGATCTTGGTGGATGGCAGGGCCTCGTGCACAGCCTTGGCCATGCGCAGATTGAAACCCGGGTAGTCGATCAGGATGAGGGCGTCCGGCTTGCTGGCGATGATGTCTGCCAGGATGATCTGGAATTTCTTCTTAAACCAGCCGTAGCGCTTGAGCACCTCCCAGATGCCCATGACGGCGGCGTCCTCCACCCAGTCCTGGATTTTTCCTCCGCTGGCCTCGCGCATCTGCGGGCCGCCGTATCCGAGGCACTGGAGCTCGGGAAGCTTCTCGACGAGGGCGTGAATGAGCTCGGCGCCATGAGTGTCGCCGCTTACTTCGCCAGAGAGTAGATAGATAGTTTTCGCCATCGGACTTCGCTTGTATAAATGAAAATAAGAAAAAGCTAAGATCTAAATGCCATGGGAGGTGATTTTTGGGGCGAGGGGCGATGGGGCAGGGATAGAAAAAAGGCCACCCAGTGTTAGGCGGCCTGTGAAATACGTGTCTGAAGAAGGGATTACTTCTTCTCCTCTTTGAGCACCTTGCCGGAGTCTTTACCGAGGATGGTAGCGATGGCGGACTTGTCGAACTTGAGGAACTGGTTGTCTGCTACGCGGATGGAGACTGTCTTCTCGCTGACTGCATTGACGGTGCCGTGGAGGCCGCCGATGGTGATGACGTCGTCACCTTTCTTGAGGGAGTCCTGCTTGGCGCGGAGCTCTTTCTGGCGCTTCTGCTGTGGACGGATGAGGACGACCCACATGACCACGAAGAGAAGGGCCATCATGATGAGGCTACCGTATGGGTTGCCGTCGCCTTGAGCGAGAATGTTGAATGTGTTGATCATAGTTTATTGTTCTTTGTGAGAATTGTAGCGGGTGATGAATGCATCCTTGAATTCGGCGAAGGTGCCGGCCTCGATCGCCTCCCGGCTTTGCTGCATGAGCCTGAGGTAGAAATGCAGATTGTGGAAAGAAAGCAATCTTAAAGCCAGCATTTCCTTGGCACGCCAGAGGTGGCGGATGTAGCTGCGTGAGAAGCGGGCCACGCTGGGGTGGGTGTACTCGGTAAGGGGACGCTGGTCGAACTCGAACTCCTTGTTCTTGATGTGGATTGGGCCGTCCTCCGTGAAGGCGAGACCGTGGCGGGCCACGCGAGTCGGCATCACGCAGTCGAACATGTCGACGCCGCGGGCAATCATTTCCAGCATCTGCGGCGGGGTGCCGAGGCCCATGGCGTAACGGGGCTTGTCTGCCGGGAGGTGCGGTACAGCGTTGTCGATCGCGCGGATCATCTCGTGCTCCGGCTCACCGACGGAGATGCCGCCGACCGCATAGCCGTCGAATCCGATCTCGATGAGTTCCTTGGCGGATTGTTCACGTAGTTCAGCGTAGCTGGAGCCCTGGACGATGCCGAAGGCGAGCTGGCGAGGCTGTGGCATGGGGCTCTCGCCCAAAAGGGAAGGCTCGGTCATCCAGGGGACGATCTTGGAAGCATTTTCCTCGTGCCATTCCTTGCAGCGCTTGGCCCAGCGTGTGGTGAGAGCCAGCGAGTCTGCGGCGTATTTTTCCTCGCATGGATAAGGTGGGCACTCGTCGAAGAGCATGGCGATGTCTGAGCCTAGAGTGGCCTGGATCTCCATGCTGGTCTCCGGGGAGAGCATCATCTTGGAGCCGTCGAGGTGGTTGGCGAACTGCACGCCTTCCTCGGAAATCTTTCTGAGCTTGGCCAGCGACCAAACCTGGAAGCCGCCGGAGTCCGTCAGGATCGGTTTGTCCCAGGTGGAGAACTGGTGCAGACCCTTGGCCGCGCGGATGACATCGAGTCCCGGGCGAAGGTTCAGGTGGTAGGTATTGCCCAGGATAATCTGGGAGCCGAGGTCGAGCAAGTCATCCGGATGCAGGGTCTTGACGGTGCCCTGGGTGCCGACGGGCATGAAGATAGGCGTCTCAATCACACCGTGCGCAGTCGTGAGCCTGCCGCGGCGCGCCTTGGTTTCCTTGTCTGTCTGGATGAGTTCGAACATGGCTTTGCTTGCAGGACTTGTGGGGCAGGTGGGGGGGAGATGCAAGTTTTACCCGATATTGATAGCAAAATCAGGGTGTCATGGGCGATTGGGAAAGAAGGATAAGCTGGTTTGCTTGGGAAGAAAGTAGCTTTACCGGGACATTGGATTGTATTAGGCTTTATGCATGAACGAGAGAATTACCTTTAACCCGAAGCAGTGCGGTGGCAGGCCATGCATCCGGGGGATGAGGATCCGGGTCAAGGATGTCCTGGACTTGCTGGCAGCTAATGTATCGCGGTCCGAAATACTCGAAGATTACCCGTATCTTGAGAGTGAGGATATCGATGCTTGCTTGGTTTATGCTGCCGCCGAAGCTGATCACCCTGTTCTTCTTGCTCAATAGGTATGCGCTTCCTTGTCGATGCCCAGCTGCCTTCTGCCTTGGCGCGATATTTGGCAAGTCTTGGACATCAGGCCGAGCACGTCTCGGATGTTGGTATGCTGGATGCGGACGATTCGCCCATCTGGGATTACGCGGTGGCATGCGGAGCTATTGTCTTGACCAAAGATGAGGATTTCCCGCATCGCCTCAGTCAAGCGCCTCTCAAAGCTCCAGTTGTTGTCTGGCTCAGAGTGGGTAATGCAAGTCGAAGGGCTTTGTTAGAGTGGTTCGGGCCGCTGTTGCCAAACATTGTGTTGCTAATTGAAAATGGCGAGAAGCTCATTGAGGTGCGTTAGGTGGGCTGTTGCGTGAGTAGTATTAAATTGATGGTGCGGGTCAGTGGCGAGCGGGCTTTGAATTGGGAGAGTTTGTCAGTGCTATCTATTTACTGAAAGTAGAGAGCTTATCTCAGGAATTGAGCTTGAATCTCTGATAGATCCATTCGTTGCCGATGCAATAAGGCGTAGGGTTGAGTGACCTAGGCTATCCGTGTAAAAAAATCAGCCCCCGTGTGAGACGGAGGCTGATCCAGCTTGTAGAGTGTGAGTGTACAGCTGTTAGCGGAGAGGGGGGAGGTTAAGCGTCTTTGCCTTCCCAGGAGCTCCACCAGTTGCGGAAGAGAGCGTGCTGCTGGTTGAGGTAGGCTTCCTGGGCCGGGCTGAGTTTATCAGTCGGGTTGATGTGGTATTTGTACTCTTCGTGACCTTCGAGAACCATGAGGTGCTTGTAGTAGAGCACGAGGTCTGGCTTCTCATCGAAGGTGGAGAGAACGTTCATGGCTTCGCTGAGCTCGAGAGCGTAGCGGCGTGCGGTAGCATCGCCAGCAGCGGCGCGCTTGCAGAGCTCGACCATTTTAAGAACTTCCTTAGGAAGGGCACAGCCGACACCGGTGATGGCGCCACCGGCGCCGCAGTTGACGAAGCCGTGGTAAGCGCCGGTATCGACACCCACCATGAGGGTGAGGTCGTCGCGGCCTGTGGTGATGTTCTCAGCAGCGTAGCTCATTGGGGCTGCGCCACCGAATTCCTTGAAGCCGATAAGTTGTGGGTACTTCTCGTTGAGTTTGAAGAAGAGGTCAGCCTTGGTTTCGAAACCGTAGTAAGGGCTGTTGTAGATGACGGCTGGAAGATCCGGTCCGCCTGCCTCCAGGATGGCTACGAAGTGGTTGTACTGGGCAATCGGTGTGGCACCGCGAGAAAGTACGCGAGGAATGACCATGAGACCGTGTGCGCCGACTTCACGGGCGTGAGCTGCGTGGGCTGCGGCGTAGCGGGTGTTTTGGGCACCTGTACCTACGATTACCTTGATACCAGCATCGACGAGTGCCTTCACACCAGTCATGCGCTGTTCTTCAGTAAGGAGTGGCCAGTCGCCCATGGAGCCGCAGTAAACTACGGAGTCCATGCCTGCGTCGATAAGGCTCTTGGCGGTGTTTACCAGTGCGTCGAAGTCGGGATTGCCCTCGGCGTCGCAAGGGGTCATCAGTGCGGGAATAGTTCCTGAGAAAATGTTACTCATGCCAAGCATCATAGCAAAGCGGGTCTTGACGGATTCGGAGGCGGGAGCTGGTTTTTTTGGCAAGGAGGGTGGGTTTCATGCACAAGCCCAGTAATGGATCGGTATAGAACGTGGTGCGTTTCTTGACTGATAATGCTGGCGTTTATGGGAAAGGGCGTGGATTCTCAGGACCTTAGAGGGATTGGGGAATCGGAATAATCGCTAGCTTCAGGATGCTGACGAGAGGGGGAAATGGCTGTATTTATAGGGAGGTGGCGGGAGTGGAGAGTTTATAATAACTGGGTTTTTCCACGGCCTCTCCGGCTTGTGTCATATCTGACACTAGAAATGATAACTTTGTGCTTGCTATCGGTAGACAATCGGCGTATTCGTTGATCAGGATAGAAATTCAGCAATGAAAGCATTCACACCAAATATGATTATCAAACGCTCCAAAGGCTCCTCCGTTGAGTCCTTCGGCGCTATGATGTTTGGTGGTTCCTCCATTATTTCCAAGCGCTCCTATTCCAAGTATTTTTGGATGGGCCATGGTTTCAACTCCAAACAGAAAGGAAGCCGCGAGCTGCATACGTAAGTAAATAAAGACCATATGAAACTTATCGCAGCTCGCATTCCGAAAACGGAAGCGAGCTTTTTTAGTTTTGATAAGGTCGACTCAACGGAAACGTATTCAGAATAGAACGAATATTTAGACCATCCTAGCCAGGCATCTTGCCAGAACTCAGCCACCTCGATTGAGCGGATCCCTCGATTCGAGTATATGACAAAAACAAACCATCGAGGCATCGACTAGATGCTAGCAGGGGTGTGCGTGTAGTTATATCTCTATAGTTATAGGAATATATGTATAAGACATGCTAAAATGTTCAAATGAACTCGCGTTAGCGAATCCCCATCAACACCAAACAAGAAAACTTTTCCAATCCCACTTTAATTATGAAAAAGACATACAGAAACGAGCGCCTGACACAGCGCATGAGAGCCAGTGCAGGAGATGAACTGAGCCTCCTCGTTCATCTGACACGCGCCGAGAAAATCGGCACCCGCATGCTACTTCGCAATCTCGTAGAGATCGTCAGCGACGATCCAGAACTGCTGGTAGATGTCGTACTCTTGTTGACCGACACCAAGCGCAACAAGCGCGGTGAGGTCGCCATCGAAGAGTACAAGGAAGCTTACAAGGCAGTATTGAACGCCGAAGGGCTCCGCGGAGCGAGCGTTCTGGCATCAGCCATCGAGGAAGGTGCCAAGAAGGCAGGCTTTCCGCATCTGACCGCTCCAGAAGGTCAGGCCGCCTAAGAGGCCATAGCTATTTACAATGTTGTTTGTTCGATTATGGGGGGAGATTCGCGAGAGCGGGTCTCCCCTTGAAGTTTTAGCCCCGTCATCCACAGGATACCGGGGAGTATGAAGTGGGAAGTTTTCAGTGTGCAGTGTGAGGAGAAGGTACACGCTAGTCTTCTTGACCTGTTGGAGAGGAGTACGCATTCTCAGCGTATGAGATATGTGCTGTTGTTTTTCTTTGTGAGTTTGTCAGGCCTGTTTGGCGCTGAGCTGAAGCCTGGTGAGTATATGTTGGAGATGACTGTTCCAGGGGTTGAGCCGACTGAGATATTCATTGTGCCTGGTCGCTTGAGTATAGAAAAAGGAGAGATTCGCTTCCAGACCGGGCAAGGGGGCATCAAGGGGATGAGTTTCAAAGGGCGTTTGGTGGGAGAGAAGTTGATCATCTATTACACGACTGAGTCAGATGAGGGAGTGGAGACCTAT from Rubritalea squalenifaciens DSM 18772 harbors:
- the lpxB gene encoding lipid-A-disaccharide synthase, yielding MAKTIYLLSGEVSGDTHGAELIHALVEKLPELQCLGYGGPQMREASGGKIQDWVEDAAVMGIWEVLKRYGWFKKKFQIILADIIASKPDALILIDYPGFNLRMAKAVHEALPSTKIIYYISPQVWAWNKGRIPKMAHILDQMLCIFPFEKEIFEPAGLPTEFVGHPIVDELEEKKIETERDPELIGLFPGSREREVARLFPVMVEAARRMHTEHPEWRFQAPAASPKLAHQMQEILEKAKLKEDYITISTGDSHALMQQAACGVIASGTATLEAAWFGLPYCLIYRIAWPTYFIGKMLVKVDYIGLVNILAGKGVVEEFIQGDADPCHIQQALEKFMTDAKFAAEIQAELAATAAKLGEPGCHQRAANAIVKTING
- the yajC gene encoding preprotein translocase subunit YajC, which codes for MINTFNILAQGDGNPYGSLIMMALLFVVMWVVLIRPQQKRQKELRAKQDSLKKGDDVITIGGLHGTVNAVSEKTVSIRVADNQFLKFDKSAIATILGKDSGKVLKEEKK
- the tgt gene encoding tRNA guanosine(34) transglycosylase Tgt, encoding MFELIQTDKETKARRGRLTTAHGVIETPIFMPVGTQGTVKTLHPDDLLDLGSQIILGNTYHLNLRPGLDVIRAAKGLHQFSTWDKPILTDSGGFQVWSLAKLRKISEEGVQFANHLDGSKMMLSPETSMEIQATLGSDIAMLFDECPPYPCEEKYAADSLALTTRWAKRCKEWHEENASKIVPWMTEPSLLGESPMPQPRQLAFGIVQGSSYAELREQSAKELIEIGFDGYAVGGISVGEPEHEMIRAIDNAVPHLPADKPRYAMGLGTPPQMLEMIARGVDMFDCVMPTRVARHGLAFTEDGPIHIKNKEFEFDQRPLTEYTHPSVARFSRSYIRHLWRAKEMLALRLLSFHNLHFYLRLMQQSREAIEAGTFAEFKDAFITRYNSHKEQ
- a CDS encoding DUF433 domain-containing protein, whose translation is MNERITFNPKQCGGRPCIRGMRIRVKDVLDLLAANVSRSEILEDYPYLESEDIDACLVYAAAEADHPVLLAQ
- a CDS encoding DUF5615 family PIN-like protein, translating into MRFLVDAQLPSALARYLASLGHQAEHVSDVGMLDADDSPIWDYAVACGAIVLTKDEDFPHRLSQAPLKAPVVVWLRVGNASRRALLEWFGPLLPNIVLLIENGEKLIEVR
- a CDS encoding dihydrodipicolinate synthase family protein, translated to MSNIFSGTIPALMTPCDAEGNPDFDALVNTAKSLIDAGMDSVVYCGSMGDWPLLTEEQRMTGVKALVDAGIKVIVGTGAQNTRYAAAHAAHAREVGAHGLMVIPRVLSRGATPIAQYNHFVAILEAGGPDLPAVIYNSPYYGFETKADLFFKLNEKYPQLIGFKEFGGAAPMSYAAENITTGRDDLTLMVGVDTGAYHGFVNCGAGGAITGVGCALPKEVLKMVELCKRAAAGDATARRYALELSEAMNVLSTFDEKPDLVLYYKHLMVLEGHEEYKYHINPTDKLSPAQEAYLNQQHALFRNWWSSWEGKDA